One genomic region from Spirulina subsalsa PCC 9445 encodes:
- a CDS encoding DUF1997 domain-containing protein has product MLSNFRNHHAVNQSSFSPDFNPVAMETNPSSEEIEDTNYDPFTFETHFHGGMGMYDSPQVVAEYLDAHEGWFTRCAKPMTAEPFGVNGYVLTIGRFGAFGYEVEPKMGVVLAPPENQIYDMYSVPVPDYTPPGYDVDYFASMRLAEVAGVAVPWNQHYPEDAVLTQVTWHLHLKVMIEFPKFIYKFPRPLLQNTGDRLLAQIVRQISPRLTYKVQSDFHKRLGLPLPPKQSRYLLRLGETMGEEEEREGNSGTLSDNSDNSDNMDLS; this is encoded by the coding sequence ATGTTATCTAATTTTAGAAATCATCATGCCGTGAATCAATCTAGTTTTTCTCCAGACTTCAATCCTGTGGCAATGGAAACCAATCCCTCTTCAGAGGAGATTGAGGACACCAATTATGACCCCTTCACCTTTGAAACCCACTTTCATGGGGGTATGGGAATGTATGATTCCCCCCAAGTCGTGGCTGAATATTTAGATGCTCATGAAGGATGGTTTACACGCTGCGCTAAACCCATGACGGCGGAACCTTTCGGGGTAAATGGGTATGTCTTGACAATTGGGCGGTTTGGTGCATTCGGCTATGAGGTGGAACCCAAAATGGGCGTTGTGCTAGCCCCACCGGAGAACCAAATTTATGATATGTATAGCGTTCCCGTACCGGACTATACGCCTCCGGGCTACGATGTGGATTATTTCGCCTCCATGCGTTTAGCAGAAGTCGCTGGGGTAGCGGTGCCTTGGAATCAACATTATCCCGAGGATGCTGTATTAACTCAAGTGACGTGGCATCTCCATCTCAAGGTTATGATTGAATTTCCCAAGTTTATCTATAAATTTCCTCGTCCCTTGTTGCAGAATACGGGGGATCGTCTCCTAGCACAAATTGTCCGGCAAATCTCCCCCCGTTTAACCTATAAAGTCCAAAGTGATTTTCATAAACGTTTAGGTTTGCCGTTACCCCCGAAACAATCTCGTTATTTACTCCGTTTAGGGGAAACAATGGGGGAAGAAGAGGAAAGGGAAGGGAATTCAGGGACTTTAAGCGATAATTCAGATAATTCAGATAATATGGATCTGAGTTAA
- a CDS encoding Lrp/AsnC family transcriptional regulator has product MQLDYTDWQLLEALQKDARLSFSELGRRVGLSPPAVTERVRKLEESGIVAGYGADLNPGAVGLPILAFIQLTTSPEHYPQVTALMQELPEILECHHVTGNTSFVVRAIASSLAHLEQIIGKLSQYGQTSTSVVLSSPVTKKPIASRLITR; this is encoded by the coding sequence ATGCAACTGGATTATACAGACTGGCAACTCCTCGAAGCCTTACAGAAAGATGCACGCTTGTCCTTTTCCGAACTGGGGCGACGAGTAGGACTATCGCCCCCGGCCGTCACCGAACGAGTGCGAAAGCTGGAAGAATCGGGCATTGTAGCCGGGTATGGGGCGGACTTGAATCCGGGGGCTGTGGGATTGCCGATTTTGGCCTTTATTCAACTCACCACCTCCCCGGAACATTATCCTCAAGTGACGGCCTTAATGCAGGAGTTACCGGAGATTCTGGAGTGTCATCACGTCACGGGAAACACTTCCTTTGTTGTGCGTGCGATCGCCTCTTCCCTCGCCCACCTAGAACAGATTATCGGTAAACTGAGTCAGTATGGGCAAACCAGCACTTCAGTTGTCCTTTCGAGTCCTGTCACGAAAAAGCCCATTGCGTCTCGACTTATTACCCGATAG
- a CDS encoding LysE family translocator, with product MLPLFLQGMVFGFAIAAPIGAIGFLCIQRTLNHGRLIGLLSGLGAATADGIYGCIASLGLGLMNPLLDHQGLLRLLGGLFLVYLGVQTFTSKPPSPDPETLSATASMNGFFAYSSTLFLTLTNPLTIFFFLSIFSGLGLGEHHHFLTAFPLILGVFTGSALWWLLLSSGVNHLRHKVLSNTFTVDKLKWINRLSGIILISFAVILFYSNFE from the coding sequence ATGTTACCTCTATTTTTACAAGGAATGGTCTTTGGATTTGCGATCGCCGCTCCCATCGGGGCCATTGGTTTTCTCTGCATTCAACGCACCCTCAACCATGGTCGTCTGATTGGCTTACTCTCTGGTTTAGGGGCCGCCACAGCCGACGGAATTTATGGCTGTATTGCCAGTTTAGGCCTCGGTTTGATGAATCCCCTCCTAGACCATCAAGGGCTGTTACGTCTCTTAGGGGGGCTGTTTCTAGTTTATTTAGGAGTCCAAACCTTCACCAGCAAACCCCCTTCTCCTGACCCAGAAACCCTCTCCGCGACGGCCTCCATGAATGGCTTCTTTGCCTACAGTTCCACGCTTTTTTTAACCCTGACAAATCCCTTGACAATTTTTTTCTTTTTGAGTATCTTTTCTGGGTTAGGGTTAGGAGAGCATCACCATTTTTTAACCGCTTTTCCTTTAATTTTGGGGGTTTTCACCGGGTCGGCGTTGTGGTGGTTATTGTTAAGTTCTGGGGTTAATCACTTACGCCACAAGGTTCTCTCTAACACCTTCACCGTGGACAAATTAAAATGGATTAATCGCTTGTCGGGGATTATTTTGATTAGTTTTGCTGTGATTCTGTTCTACAGCAATTTTGAATAG
- a CDS encoding response regulator, translating into MVSRKVLIIDENHEMRTQLRTLLPKGNYEIQEAGDGEEGLSLIYQEGALIRFIILEVNLPQLNGWDLIERTQGDRTLERIPMVLIGRNATPPEGLALDSRPIVLLQKPFSKGQLKAAVKSAVHQAKALKTADRLEQPSDSAPTPSTPSEEVMAMPAAPTEEINAPSDSLDFDFDLPETPLESSSLPLDSVVLPPEVPLTEPETPDFDDPDNPFGELEQFGDFMAQLPQEFSQFGSELAPDELAELADLARRSLDLEFGSDQDSEDDDPNVTPLDNYTTSEEDTGAIPAPPPDSPFLTSPPLSDSTATSGEFANPFAGNDQSLSTPSLDEIPDDLFSPFDGENDVLDLDEVGSEFLNFPLTNELVSDKDSAQEQGGTGGNLGAANDLNLDAIDLDQTVLEDQQPLPADFLNLPREEEESESSRRKTGIGISFDADGVEVDFGNVNIDSVQIESTEGFSLSPEEEEETEESYGVHDIVLEEDTQTNRQGTLIQSQVTLGGLDDLMMRWQSAIEAERLGALKDAFNYGEDGYRLVINAVKEESGIIQETAEKLIIENLKNPQRYLPMVIEQSDWLQMECLHTLVGHTYWVQALTLTPDGRYAVSGSKDSTIKIWDILTGREVRTLVGHESAVLSIAVTPEGDRIVSSSTDDTIKIWEFDSGEEIRTISSDSHKIYALTVSPDGKTVVSASAENTIKPTFDFSLEEMLSRLPMQSVPLVLFILTLLRRTPAIKIWDLDSGEEKGSLMGYSRGVTDLVISPKGDRVVSGSRDQTLKIWDLKTGKFLNTLLGHTDEIRSVCITPNGENIISGSRDRTIKIWDLKTGHVLRTLRGHNQSVTSVAISGDGKTIISGSRDNTVKIWDFQTGQYIHTLMGHTDLVRAVAVSSNGKTIVSGGRDNTIKVWKYISHS; encoded by the coding sequence ATGGTAAGCCGCAAAGTCCTAATCATTGATGAAAACCACGAAATGAGGACGCAACTTCGGACATTGTTACCGAAAGGCAATTACGAGATTCAAGAAGCTGGGGATGGAGAGGAGGGGTTATCCTTGATCTATCAGGAGGGGGCTTTGATTCGCTTCATTATTTTGGAGGTGAATCTCCCACAGTTGAATGGCTGGGATCTGATTGAACGGACTCAAGGCGATCGCACCCTAGAACGCATCCCCATGGTGTTAATTGGTCGCAATGCTACCCCTCCCGAAGGTTTAGCCTTAGACTCTCGCCCCATTGTCCTACTGCAAAAACCCTTTAGTAAAGGCCAACTCAAGGCCGCCGTAAAGTCTGCTGTCCATCAAGCTAAAGCCCTGAAAACCGCCGATCGACTGGAACAGCCCTCCGACTCTGCCCCCACCCCCTCCACCCCGTCAGAGGAGGTGATGGCGATGCCTGCTGCCCCAACGGAGGAAATCAACGCCCCCTCAGATAGCCTCGATTTTGATTTTGATCTTCCCGAAACGCCCCTAGAATCGTCTTCCTTACCCTTGGATTCTGTAGTTCTCCCCCCAGAAGTCCCCCTCACCGAACCGGAAACTCCCGATTTTGATGATCCCGACAATCCCTTTGGGGAGTTAGAACAGTTTGGGGATTTTATGGCTCAATTGCCCCAAGAATTCAGCCAATTTGGTTCAGAATTAGCACCGGATGAACTGGCAGAATTAGCAGATTTAGCCCGGCGTTCTCTGGATTTAGAATTTGGTTCTGACCAAGATTCAGAAGATGATGATCCTAATGTCACACCGTTAGATAATTACACAACTTCAGAGGAAGATACAGGGGCCATTCCCGCCCCACCCCCGGATAGTCCTTTTTTGACTTCGCCCCCTTTGTCAGACAGTACCGCCACAAGCGGGGAATTTGCTAATCCTTTTGCTGGCAATGATCAGAGTTTATCTACTCCGAGCTTAGATGAGATTCCTGATGATTTATTTAGTCCGTTTGATGGGGAAAATGATGTTTTAGATTTAGATGAGGTGGGTTCAGAATTTCTTAATTTTCCCTTGACAAATGAGCTTGTTAGTGATAAAGATTCGGCGCAAGAACAAGGGGGAACTGGGGGAAATTTAGGGGCAGCAAACGACCTGAATTTAGATGCCATTGATTTGGATCAAACTGTTTTAGAGGATCAGCAACCCCTACCCGCCGATTTTTTAAACCTACCGCGAGAAGAGGAAGAAAGCGAATCATCAAGGAGAAAAACGGGGATTGGGATTAGCTTTGATGCGGATGGGGTAGAAGTAGACTTTGGAAATGTAAATATTGACTCTGTACAAATTGAATCTACGGAAGGATTTAGTTTAAGTCCAGAAGAGGAGGAAGAAACAGAGGAAAGTTATGGAGTCCATGACATTGTTTTAGAGGAAGACACCCAAACCAATCGTCAAGGGACGCTCATTCAATCTCAAGTGACATTAGGGGGACTGGATGACCTGATGATGCGTTGGCAGAGTGCTATTGAGGCGGAACGCTTGGGGGCATTAAAGGACGCATTTAATTATGGAGAGGATGGGTATCGTTTAGTGATTAATGCGGTGAAAGAAGAGTCGGGGATTATTCAAGAAACCGCCGAAAAACTAATCATTGAAAACCTGAAAAATCCCCAGCGTTACTTGCCCATGGTGATTGAGCAAAGTGACTGGTTACAGATGGAATGTCTCCATACTTTGGTGGGTCATACTTATTGGGTGCAAGCGTTGACGTTAACTCCCGATGGTCGTTATGCGGTGAGTGGGAGTAAGGACAGCACGATTAAGATTTGGGATATTTTAACCGGGCGAGAAGTGCGGACGTTGGTGGGTCATGAGTCGGCGGTGTTGTCCATTGCGGTGACACCAGAAGGCGATCGCATTGTCAGCAGTAGCACCGACGACACCATTAAAATCTGGGAGTTTGACAGTGGGGAAGAAATCCGCACCATTAGCAGCGACTCCCACAAAATCTATGCTTTAACCGTGAGTCCTGATGGAAAAACCGTCGTCAGTGCGAGCGCGGAAAATACCATCAAACCCACCTTTGATTTTAGTTTAGAAGAAATGCTCAGTCGCCTGCCCATGCAGAGTGTCCCCCTGGTGTTATTTATTCTCACCCTATTACGACGCACCCCCGCCATTAAAATCTGGGATCTTGACAGTGGGGAAGAAAAAGGGAGCTTGATGGGCTATTCTCGGGGGGTGACAGATTTAGTGATTAGTCCGAAAGGCGATCGCGTGGTGAGTGGCAGTCGGGATCAAACCTTGAAAATCTGGGACTTGAAAACCGGGAAATTTCTCAACACCCTCCTGGGTCATACCGACGAAATTCGTTCCGTCTGTATTACCCCGAACGGCGAAAATATTATTAGTGGCAGTCGCGATCGCACGATTAAAATTTGGGATCTCAAAACAGGTCACGTTTTACGCACCCTGCGCGGCCATAATCAATCTGTCACCTCCGTAGCCATTAGTGGAGACGGCAAAACGATTATTAGCGGCAGTCGGGATAACACCGTGAAAATTTGGGACTTCCAAACCGGACAATATATTCATACCCTAATGGGACATACGGATTTAGTCCGCGCTGTAGCCGTCAGTTCTAACGGCAAAACCATTGTCAGTGGCGGTCGAGACAATACAATCAAAGTATGGAAATACATTTCCCATTCCTAG
- a CDS encoding type II toxin-antitoxin system HicB family antitoxin, with the protein MQKTRRLTAIIEREGDGYFSLCPELDLASQGDTVEEARSNLIEAIELFLEMADASEIERRQIGGTHELPPPQTIQNCCRTESQQN; encoded by the coding sequence ATGCAAAAAACTCGACGGTTAACGGCAATTATTGAGAGAGAAGGTGATGGATATTTTTCTTTGTGTCCGGAACTTGATCTGGCGAGTCAAGGTGACACGGTGGAAGAAGCGCGATCGAATTTAATAGAAGCGATCGAACTTTTTTTGGAGATGGCTGATGCTTCAGAAATTGAACGTCGCCAGATTGGGGGAACTCATGAATTACCCCCACCCCAAACTATTCAAAATTGCTGTAGAACAGAATCACAGCAAAACTAA
- a CDS encoding response regulator — protein sequence MANRVLIADDNSAMRIAIREMLPGGKFEVVEAVDGKAALATIKEEHENLRLIILKYALPQIEGWKILQKAQMHPKLQNIPMVLVATEKDPVAQKLADVLDYCAVVTPPFERKTFQKAIKSAIANAQRPRTPQDQPKAQPKAQPKAQKAPTPQAKAKGNPDDVATLISAHPEPHPVSPPPSPVAPESESIPIPDNGAHPVHSPLEFLPPGTPIPYEFFDCVQTNGNRRQAYGVQDIAMSPDGLTFYTCGENSYISRWELATLSKIEQFSLYSKGAHCITVSPDGSTVISGAHNSNLKLWNIMTGELLDTLSDQSMGINSLAITPDGQIIISSSAHSNIKLWDFTTGELLGPLNDQSMAVTSVVISSDGSTVFTGSHDSNIKFWDFATGELLGPLNVKSFRVTTLALTPDNQCIVSGDEQGIINITRLDTGENLRTLKAHQTAVNGVAVSPDGWWIVSASDTEIKLWGIAE from the coding sequence ATGGCTAATCGAGTTCTCATCGCGGATGATAATAGTGCAATGCGCATTGCAATTCGGGAAATGTTACCGGGGGGGAAATTTGAAGTAGTCGAGGCCGTCGATGGTAAAGCGGCACTAGCCACCATCAAAGAAGAACACGAAAACCTACGCCTGATTATTCTTAAATACGCTTTGCCCCAGATTGAAGGCTGGAAAATCCTGCAAAAAGCCCAAATGCACCCCAAACTCCAAAACATCCCGATGGTGTTAGTGGCTACCGAAAAAGATCCCGTTGCCCAAAAATTAGCCGATGTTTTAGACTACTGCGCCGTTGTTACCCCGCCCTTTGAGCGCAAAACGTTCCAGAAAGCGATTAAATCTGCGATCGCCAACGCCCAACGCCCTCGCACCCCTCAAGACCAACCTAAAGCCCAACCTAAAGCCCAACCTAAAGCCCAAAAAGCCCCCACTCCCCAAGCCAAAGCCAAAGGAAACCCCGATGATGTCGCTACCCTAATCAGCGCCCACCCTGAACCCCATCCCGTCAGTCCCCCACCCTCTCCAGTTGCCCCGGAATCCGAATCCATCCCCATCCCGGACAATGGCGCTCACCCCGTCCATTCTCCCTTAGAATTCCTCCCTCCCGGTACTCCCATCCCCTACGAATTTTTCGACTGTGTACAAACCAACGGCAACCGCCGCCAAGCCTATGGTGTTCAAGATATTGCCATGAGTCCCGATGGCCTCACCTTTTACACCTGCGGCGAAAACAGTTATATCAGCCGTTGGGAACTAGCCACCTTGAGCAAAATTGAGCAATTTAGCCTCTACTCCAAAGGCGCTCACTGTATTACGGTGAGTCCTGATGGTAGTACCGTTATCAGTGGCGCTCACAATAGCAACCTCAAACTCTGGAATATTATGACCGGGGAACTCCTCGACACCCTCAGTGATCAGTCGATGGGGATTAATAGTTTAGCAATTACCCCCGATGGGCAAATTATTATTAGCAGTTCCGCCCACAGTAATATTAAACTCTGGGACTTCACCACGGGGGAATTGTTGGGACCGCTTAATGATCAATCTATGGCGGTGACATCGGTAGTGATTTCTTCTGATGGTTCAACGGTGTTCACTGGATCCCACGACAGTAATATTAAGTTCTGGGACTTTGCGACGGGGGAATTGTTGGGGCCGTTAAATGTTAAATCCTTCCGAGTCACAACCCTTGCTTTAACCCCAGATAATCAATGTATTGTGAGTGGGGATGAACAAGGGATTATTAATATTACTCGTTTGGATACGGGGGAAAATTTACGCACCTTAAAAGCCCACCAAACGGCTGTTAATGGGGTAGCTGTGAGTCCTGATGGTTGGTGGATTGTCAGCGCGAGTGATACGGAAATTAAGCTTTGGGGCATTGCGGAGTAG